In one Streptomyces sp. NBC_01241 genomic region, the following are encoded:
- a CDS encoding Maf family protein gives MARMTDQRRLVLASASPARLGLLRQAGFAPEVIVSGVDEDALAAPTPAELALVLAEAKATAVAGRPEAAGALVIGCDSVLELDGEALGKPADGEEAIARWKSMRGRAGVLRTGHSVIDTATGRTASATASTTVRFGEPTDAEVAAYVASGEPLHVAGAFTLDGRSAPFVDSIEGDHGNVIGLSLPLLRRLLGELGISVTELWV, from the coding sequence ATGGCGCGTATGACTGATCAGCGCCGTCTCGTGCTCGCCTCCGCGTCCCCCGCCCGTCTCGGCCTTCTGCGACAGGCCGGATTCGCGCCCGAGGTGATCGTCAGCGGGGTGGACGAGGACGCGCTCGCCGCGCCGACGCCGGCCGAGCTGGCGCTCGTCCTCGCCGAGGCCAAGGCCACCGCGGTGGCCGGCCGGCCGGAGGCGGCGGGTGCCCTGGTCATAGGCTGCGACTCGGTGCTCGAACTCGACGGCGAGGCGCTCGGCAAGCCGGCCGACGGCGAGGAGGCCATCGCCCGCTGGAAGTCCATGCGCGGCCGGGCCGGGGTGCTGCGGACCGGCCACAGCGTGATCGACACCGCCACCGGACGCACGGCCTCGGCGACCGCCTCCACGACTGTCCGCTTCGGCGAACCGACGGACGCGGAGGTCGCCGCGTACGTGGCCTCGGGCGAGCCGCTGCACGTCGCGGGCGCCTTCACGCTGGACGGCAGGTCCGCGCCGTTCGTCGACTCCATCGAGGGCGACCACGGCAACGTCATCGGGCTCTCGCTGCCGCTGCTGCGCAGGCTGCTGGGCGAGCTGGGAATCTCCGTCACCGAGCTCTGGGTCTGA
- the mmpB gene encoding morphogenic membrane protein MmpB, with protein MLWSDPENKPPKELRDAQDMMRRAGLVLALAMVVAMFVLGTR; from the coding sequence ATGCTGTGGTCCGACCCCGAGAACAAGCCGCCGAAGGAACTGCGTGACGCCCAGGACATGATGCGGCGCGCGGGGCTGGTGCTGGCGCTCGCGATGGTGGTCGCGATGTTCGTGCTCGGGACGCGCTGA
- a CDS encoding acyl-CoA carboxylase epsilon subunit, which produces MIKVVRGNPTPEELAAALAVVRARAATSAVSSGAPSLTSALPGQWSDPGRIARRERHVPGPRAWVRTYWPG; this is translated from the coding sequence ATGATCAAGGTCGTACGGGGCAACCCGACCCCCGAGGAGCTGGCTGCCGCGCTGGCGGTGGTCCGGGCACGCGCGGCGACGTCCGCGGTGTCGTCCGGCGCACCGTCCCTCACGTCGGCGCTGCCGGGTCAGTGGTCCGACCCGGGGCGCATCGCCCGGCGTGAGCGCCACGTGCCGGGGCCGCGGGCCTGGGTGCGGACGTACTGGCCCGGGTAG
- a CDS encoding acyl-CoA carboxylase subunit beta, with translation MSEPEEIDIHTTAGKIADLQRRVDEATHAGSERAVEKQHAKGKLTARERIGLLLDEGSFVELDELARHRSTSFGIEKNRPYGDGVVTGYGTVDGRPVCVYSQDFTIFGGSLGEVYGEKIVKVMDFALKTGCPVIGINDGGGARIQEGVAALGLFAEIFRRNVHASGVVPQISLIVGPCAGGAVYSPAITDFTVMVDQTSHMFITGPDVIKTVTGEDVGFEQLGGARTHNTTSGVAHHMAGDEKDAIEYVKSLLSYLPSNNLSEAPAFPEEANLTTTDEDRELDTLIPDSANQPYDMHTAIEHVLDDGEFLETQALFAPNILTGFGRVEGYPVGVVANQPMQFAGCLDINASEKAARFVRTCDAFNVPVLTFVDVPGFLPGVDQEYGGIIRRGAKLIYAYAEATVPLITVITRKAFGGAYDVMGSKHLGADINVAWPTAQIAVMGAQGAVNILHRRTIAAVTDPAEAEATRTALIADYEDALLNPYIAAERGYVDAVIMPSDTRAHIVKGLRQLRTKRESLPPKKHGNIPL, from the coding sequence ATGTCCGAGCCGGAAGAGATCGACATCCACACCACCGCGGGCAAGATCGCCGACCTGCAGCGCCGTGTCGACGAAGCGACGCACGCGGGTTCCGAACGCGCGGTCGAGAAGCAGCACGCGAAAGGCAAGCTGACCGCCCGCGAGCGGATCGGCCTGCTGCTCGACGAGGGTTCCTTCGTGGAGCTCGACGAGTTGGCCCGGCACCGTTCCACGAGCTTCGGCATCGAGAAGAACCGCCCCTACGGAGACGGCGTCGTCACCGGCTACGGCACGGTCGACGGCCGCCCCGTCTGCGTCTACTCGCAGGACTTCACCATCTTCGGCGGCTCGCTCGGCGAGGTCTACGGTGAGAAGATCGTCAAGGTGATGGACTTCGCGCTGAAGACGGGCTGCCCGGTCATCGGCATCAACGACGGCGGCGGCGCACGCATCCAGGAAGGCGTGGCCGCGCTCGGTCTGTTCGCCGAGATCTTCCGCCGCAACGTGCACGCCTCGGGCGTCGTCCCGCAGATCTCGCTGATCGTCGGACCGTGCGCGGGCGGTGCGGTCTACTCCCCCGCGATCACCGACTTCACCGTCATGGTCGACCAGACGTCGCACATGTTCATCACGGGCCCCGACGTCATCAAGACCGTCACCGGTGAGGACGTCGGCTTCGAGCAGCTCGGCGGCGCCCGCACCCACAACACCACGTCCGGCGTGGCGCATCACATGGCGGGCGACGAGAAGGACGCCATCGAGTACGTCAAGTCGCTGCTGTCGTACCTCCCTTCGAACAACCTCTCCGAGGCACCGGCCTTCCCGGAGGAGGCGAACCTCACCACCACGGACGAGGACCGCGAGCTCGACACCCTCATCCCGGACTCGGCGAACCAGCCGTACGACATGCACACCGCCATCGAGCACGTGCTGGACGACGGTGAATTCCTGGAGACGCAGGCCCTGTTCGCGCCGAACATCCTCACCGGCTTCGGGCGCGTGGAGGGTTATCCGGTCGGCGTCGTCGCCAACCAGCCGATGCAGTTCGCAGGCTGCCTGGACATCAACGCGAGCGAGAAGGCGGCCCGGTTCGTCCGCACCTGCGACGCGTTCAACGTGCCCGTGCTGACCTTCGTCGACGTTCCCGGCTTCCTGCCCGGCGTCGACCAGGAGTACGGCGGCATCATCCGCCGCGGCGCCAAGCTGATCTATGCCTACGCGGAGGCGACCGTCCCGCTGATCACGGTGATCACCCGCAAGGCGTTCGGCGGCGCGTACGACGTGATGGGCTCCAAGCACCTGGGCGCCGACATCAACGTGGCCTGGCCGACCGCGCAGATCGCCGTCATGGGCGCGCAGGGCGCGGTGAACATCCTGCACCGGCGCACCATCGCTGCCGTCACCGACCCCGCCGAGGCAGAAGCCACCCGCACCGCGCTGATCGCCGACTACGAGGACGCGCTGCTCAACCCGTACATCGCGGCCGAACGCGGCTACGTCGACGCAGTGATCATGCCGTCCGACACCCGCGCGCACATCGTGAAGGGGCTGCGCCAACTGCGTACGAAGCGGGAATCGCTGCCCCCGAAGAAGCACGGCAACATCCCCCTCTAG
- a CDS encoding biotin--[acetyl-CoA-carboxylase] ligase has product MTPSDAPHSRWSDLDRPPLNVPALRRGLLRPGGLWTSLDVVETTGSTNSDLARRAAQGLDEGAVLVAEEQTAGRGRLDRTWSAPARSGLFFSVFLVPGDIPVRQWGWLPLLAGVATATGLARAAGVDTALKWPNDLLVTIPKDSGKLRPGETPLGEERKAGGILAERAGDGVVVGIGLNVSLRADELPAPTAGSLALAGAVSTDRETLLRGVLRSLEHWYVQWRAADGDAAASGLQAAYAAGCATLGRAVRAQLPGDRTLTGEAVAIDSDGRLILSTDDGLQEPVSAGDIVHLRGLGGGLT; this is encoded by the coding sequence ATGACACCTTCGGATGCGCCTCACAGCCGCTGGTCGGACCTGGACCGGCCGCCCCTGAACGTCCCCGCGCTGCGCCGCGGGCTGCTGCGGCCGGGCGGACTGTGGACCTCGCTCGACGTCGTGGAGACCACCGGGTCCACCAACTCGGACCTTGCCCGGCGAGCGGCACAGGGGCTCGACGAGGGTGCCGTGCTGGTCGCCGAGGAACAGACCGCCGGCCGCGGCCGGCTGGACCGGACCTGGTCGGCTCCGGCCCGTTCGGGCCTGTTCTTCTCCGTCTTCCTGGTGCCGGGCGACATCCCCGTGCGGCAGTGGGGCTGGCTGCCCCTGCTCGCCGGCGTCGCGACGGCTACGGGCCTGGCGCGCGCGGCGGGCGTCGACACGGCCCTGAAGTGGCCCAACGACCTTCTGGTCACCATCCCCAAGGACTCCGGCAAGCTCCGTCCAGGGGAGACCCCGCTGGGCGAGGAACGCAAGGCGGGCGGCATCCTGGCCGAGCGCGCCGGGGACGGCGTCGTCGTGGGCATCGGCCTCAACGTCTCCCTGCGGGCCGACGAACTCCCCGCCCCCACGGCCGGCTCGCTGGCCCTGGCCGGCGCGGTCTCCACCGACCGGGAGACGCTGCTGCGCGGCGTACTGCGCTCGCTGGAGCACTGGTACGTCCAGTGGCGCGCGGCGGACGGCGACGCGGCGGCGAGCGGCCTGCAGGCGGCGTACGCGGCGGGCTGCGCGACCCTGGGCCGGGCGGTACGGGCCCAGCTCCCCGGCGACCGCACGCTCACCGGCGAGGCCGTGGCGATCGACAGCGACGGCCGACTGATCCTGTCCACCGACGACGGCCTCCAGGAACCCGTGTCCGCGGGCGACATCGTGCACCTGCGCGGGCTCGGAGGCGGCCTGACGTGA
- a CDS encoding adenylate/guanylate cyclase domain-containing protein — protein MTVDDTTSGAGAEPPPEPSVHPTPHHDVDHTVEPTDDPLAIRLEQLILGADRRYTPFQAARTAGVSMDLASRFWRAMGFADIGQARALTEADVLALRRLAGLVEAGLLSEPMAIQVARSTGQTTARLAEWQIDSFLEGLTEPPEPGMTRTEVTYPLVELLLPELEEFLVYVWRRQLAAATGRVVQAADDEEMVDRRLAVGFADLVGFTRLTRRLEEEELGELVEAFETTCADLVAAHGGRLIKTLGDEVLFAADDAGTAAEIALRLIEAMAQDDTMPALRVGIAFGTVTTRMGDVFGTTVNLASRLTSIAPKDAVLVDGAFAEELTRTGDAPASEAQAAEEAAIAEKERQDGVEPVSLPAYRYGLQPMWQRPVRGLGVVEPWLLARRGTS, from the coding sequence GTGACCGTCGACGACACGACCTCCGGCGCGGGCGCGGAGCCCCCGCCGGAACCCTCGGTCCACCCGACACCGCATCACGATGTCGACCACACGGTCGAGCCGACCGACGACCCCCTCGCGATCCGGCTGGAACAGCTGATCCTGGGCGCCGACCGTCGCTACACGCCGTTCCAGGCGGCCCGTACCGCGGGCGTCTCGATGGACCTGGCATCCCGCTTCTGGCGGGCCATGGGCTTCGCCGACATCGGGCAGGCCAGGGCCCTCACCGAGGCCGATGTGCTGGCGCTGCGCCGGCTCGCCGGCCTCGTCGAGGCGGGGCTGCTCAGCGAGCCGATGGCGATCCAGGTCGCCCGGTCCACCGGGCAGACCACCGCCCGGCTGGCGGAGTGGCAGATCGACTCCTTCCTGGAAGGGCTGACCGAGCCGCCCGAGCCCGGAATGACCCGCACCGAGGTCACGTACCCGCTGGTCGAGCTGCTCCTCCCGGAGCTGGAGGAGTTCCTGGTGTACGTGTGGCGGCGCCAGCTCGCCGCCGCCACCGGCCGGGTCGTACAGGCCGCCGACGACGAGGAGATGGTCGACCGGCGCCTCGCCGTCGGCTTCGCCGACCTCGTCGGGTTCACCCGGCTGACCCGGCGGCTGGAGGAGGAGGAGCTCGGCGAGCTGGTCGAGGCGTTCGAGACGACCTGCGCCGACCTGGTCGCCGCCCATGGCGGCCGGCTCATCAAGACCCTCGGCGACGAGGTCCTCTTCGCCGCCGACGACGCGGGCACCGCGGCGGAGATCGCGCTGCGTCTGATCGAGGCGATGGCCCAGGACGACACGATGCCCGCGCTGCGCGTCGGCATCGCGTTCGGCACGGTCACCACCCGGATGGGCGATGTCTTCGGCACGACGGTGAATCTCGCCAGCCGGCTGACCTCGATAGCGCCGAAGGACGCCGTGCTGGTGGACGGGGCGTTCGCGGAGGAGCTGACCCGCACCGGCGACGCCCCGGCCTCCGAGGCGCAGGCGGCGGAGGAGGCCGCGATCGCGGAGAAGGAACGCCAGGACGGCGTGGAGCCGGTGTCCCTGCCGGCCTACCGCTACGGGCTGCAGCCGATGTGGCAGCGCCCGGTCCGCGGCCTCGGCGTCGTCGAGCCCTGGCTGCTGGCGCGCCGGGGCACGTCCTGA
- a CDS encoding enoyl-CoA hydratase/isomerase family protein, with amino-acid sequence MTVTSEQRFGEFVVVRVHEGQEHVAELVLDRPKAMNAVSTDMARSIAAACAALAADPGVRVTVLTSSHERAFCVGADLKERNSFTDADLLRQRPTARAAYTGVLELPMPAIAAVHGFALGGGFELALSCDLIVADRTAVVGLPEVSVGVIPGGGGTQLLPRRIGAARAAELVFTARRVEAAEARDTGLVDELVEAGRDREAALALAGRIAANSPVGLRAAKRALRLGHGLDLRAGLEVEDAAWRSVAFSGDRAEGVAAFNEKRKPNWPGE; translated from the coding sequence ATGACCGTCACGTCCGAGCAGCGGTTCGGTGAATTCGTCGTCGTACGGGTCCACGAGGGGCAGGAACACGTCGCCGAGCTGGTCCTCGACCGGCCGAAGGCGATGAACGCGGTGTCCACGGACATGGCCCGCTCGATCGCCGCCGCCTGTGCCGCGCTCGCCGCCGACCCGGGCGTACGGGTCACCGTCCTCACGTCGAGCCATGAGCGGGCCTTCTGCGTGGGCGCGGACCTGAAGGAGCGGAACTCCTTCACCGACGCCGATCTGTTGCGCCAGCGCCCCACGGCCCGTGCCGCCTACACCGGCGTGCTCGAACTGCCGATGCCGGCGATCGCGGCCGTGCACGGTTTCGCGCTCGGCGGCGGATTCGAGCTGGCCCTGTCCTGCGATCTGATCGTCGCCGACCGCACGGCCGTGGTGGGCCTGCCCGAGGTGTCCGTCGGCGTCATCCCGGGCGGCGGCGGTACGCAGTTGCTGCCGCGGCGGATCGGTGCGGCGCGCGCCGCCGAGCTGGTCTTCACGGCCCGGCGCGTGGAGGCGGCCGAGGCGCGCGACACGGGGCTGGTCGACGAACTGGTGGAGGCCGGGCGGGACCGGGAGGCCGCGCTGGCGCTCGCGGGCCGGATCGCCGCCAACTCCCCGGTGGGGCTGCGGGCCGCCAAGCGGGCGCTGCGGCTCGGTCACGGCCTCGATCTGCGGGCCGGTCTCGAAGTCGAGGACGCCGCCTGGCGGTCGGTGGCCTTCTCCGGCGACCGGGCCGAGGGCGTGGCCGCGTTCAACGAGAAGAGGAAGCCGAACT